One stretch of Roseovarius mucosus DNA includes these proteins:
- a CDS encoding CoA pyrophosphatase, translating to MTGRGAVTDPLERALRALRAARAPSSDYDLNPGVVLPEGRRLRAAAVLVPVREGRVILTKRSSKLRHHPGQIAFPGGKQDAGDPDITATALREAEEEIGLDQRSVEVLGFLPRHETVTGFDVTPVLARVHGAFEPRAEQGEVDEVFDVPLAHLLELGRYRVEKRRWRGDWRRYYAVPYGPYYIWGATARILRNLADLAEPE from the coding sequence ATGACGGGGCGGGGGGCAGTGACTGATCCGCTGGAGCGAGCGCTGCGCGCATTGCGGGCGGCGCGCGCGCCTTCGTCGGATTATGATCTAAATCCCGGTGTTGTTTTGCCCGAAGGGCGCAGATTGCGGGCGGCGGCGGTATTGGTGCCGGTGCGCGAGGGGCGCGTGATTCTGACCAAACGGTCCTCGAAGTTGCGGCATCATCCGGGGCAGATTGCGTTTCCGGGCGGCAAGCAGGATGCGGGTGATCCTGATATCACGGCCACCGCGCTGCGGGAGGCGGAGGAAGAGATCGGGCTAGACCAGCGCAGCGTCGAGGTGCTGGGGTTCTTGCCCCGGCACGAGACCGTGACCGGCTTTGACGTGACGCCGGTTCTGGCGCGGGTGCATGGGGCGTTCGAGCCGCGGGCCGAGCAGGGCGAAGTCGATGAGGTGTTCGACGTGCCTTTGGCGCATTTGCTAGAGTTGGGCCGATATAGGGTCGAAAAGCGCCGCTGGCGGGGGGATTGGCGGCGCTATTATGCGGTGCCCTATGGCCCCTATTACATCTGGGGGGCGACGGCGCGCATTCTGCGTAACCTGGCGGATCTGGCGGAGCCGGAATGA
- a CDS encoding CCA tRNA nucleotidyltransferase yields MKVSGAWIEDKATQAVCAMLTEAGYQALFVGGCVRNALLEMPVGDIDIATDARPEMVMELAHAAGLKPVPTGLEHGTITVVSGHIGHEVTTFREDVQTFGRHAVVAFASDLRTDARRRDFTMNALYAQTDGAVVDPLGGLEDLRARRVRFIEDADQRIREDYLRILRFFRFHAWYGDPEGGLDAEGLAACAGNVEGIVGLSRERVGAEMRKLLAAPDPAPSVAAMQATGVLAAVLPGSDARALPLLVHLESETNTAPDAILRLAALGGEAAAERLRLSRAEARRLDSLRGAAADMMHAAELGYRHGFAEGRAILLLRAALLENPWQARDAEDLAKGAKARFPVTAADLMPEYTGPALGERLHALERRWIESGFALTRDDLL; encoded by the coding sequence ATGAAAGTTTCTGGCGCATGGATCGAGGATAAGGCGACGCAGGCGGTCTGTGCCATGCTGACCGAGGCGGGGTATCAGGCGCTATTTGTCGGCGGCTGTGTGCGCAACGCGCTGTTGGAGATGCCGGTGGGGGATATTGATATCGCCACCGATGCCCGGCCCGAGATGGTGATGGAGCTGGCCCATGCGGCGGGGCTAAAGCCGGTGCCGACGGGCCTTGAACATGGCACGATTACGGTGGTTTCGGGTCACATTGGCCATGAGGTTACGACCTTTCGCGAGGATGTGCAGACCTTTGGTCGTCATGCGGTGGTGGCCTTTGCCAGCGATTTGCGCACCGATGCGCGGCGGCGCGATTTTACGATGAATGCGCTTTATGCCCAGACTGATGGTGCCGTGGTCGATCCTTTGGGCGGGTTGGAGGATTTGCGCGCGCGGCGGGTGCGATTTATCGAGGATGCCGATCAACGGATTCGCGAGGACTATCTGCGTATTCTGCGGTTTTTCAGGTTTCATGCCTGGTATGGTGATCCCGAAGGCGGGCTTGATGCCGAGGGGTTGGCGGCCTGTGCTGGCAATGTCGAAGGGATTGTTGGGCTGTCGCGCGAGCGTGTGGGGGCGGAAATGCGCAAGCTGCTCGCCGCACCTGACCCGGCACCGTCTGTGGCCGCGATGCAGGCGACGGGAGTGTTGGCTGCGGTTCTGCCGGGAAGCGATGCGCGCGCCTTGCCGCTGTTGGTGCATCTGGAATCAGAGACAAACACAGCCCCAGACGCGATTCTACGGTTGGCCGCGCTGGGGGGTGAGGCGGCTGCGGAGCGGTTGCGCCTGTCGCGGGCAGAGGCGCGGCGGCTGGATAGTTTGAGGGGCGCGGCGGCAGACATGATGCACGCGGCAGAGTTGGGCTATCGCCACGGGTTCGCGGAGGGGCGCGCGATCTTGCTGTTGCGCGCGGCGCTGCTGGAAAACCCCTGGCAGGCGCGCGATGCCGAGGATTTGGCGAAAGGGGCCAAGGCAAGGTTTCCAGTGACAGCGGCAGACCTGATGCCAGAGTATACCGGCCCCGCGTTGGGTGAACGGTTGCACGCGTTGGAGCGGCGCTGGATCGAGTCGGGGTTTGCGCTGACACGCGACGATCTGCTGTGA
- a CDS encoding class I SAM-dependent RNA methyltransferase produces the protein MSEHDIIRLGHQGDGIAEGPVYAPLTLPGERVSGTLNGQTLTDVRILLPSSDRVSAPCRHFRSCGGCQVQHASDGFVASWKQEVVRAAMAAHGIVAEFQPIHISPPRSRRRATFAAKRTKKGAMAGFHARGSDVIIEVPDCHLLHPEVMRGLSVACDLAETGTSRKAALAVSVTRSLVGLDVAVTDGKPLDGPLRIALAALAERHDLARLAWEDEVVVTRRAPVQVFGGARVVPPPGAFLQATAEGEAALLAQTETILAGARRIVDLFAGCGTFALPLAQRAQVHAVEGEAEMLAALDAGRRGAAGLYPLSTEARDLFRRPLLADELARYDGAVIDPPRAGAEAQIAEIARARLPRLAYVSCNPVTFARDAKTLIAAGYVMGPVRVVDQFRWSAHVELVAGFTLNKA, from the coding sequence ATGAGCGAGCATGACATCATACGGTTGGGGCATCAGGGCGACGGCATTGCCGAGGGGCCGGTGTACGCACCTCTGACCCTGCCCGGTGAGCGGGTTTCGGGCACTTTGAACGGTCAAACCCTGACCGATGTGCGCATTCTTTTGCCATCCTCGGATCGGGTGAGCGCGCCCTGTCGGCATTTCCGATCCTGTGGCGGATGTCAGGTGCAACATGCGTCAGACGGGTTTGTTGCGTCGTGGAAGCAAGAGGTGGTGCGCGCGGCGATGGCAGCGCATGGCATCGTGGCTGAATTTCAGCCGATCCATATTTCGCCACCGCGATCCCGTCGGCGGGCAACATTTGCTGCAAAACGCACGAAAAAGGGGGCGATGGCCGGGTTTCATGCCCGTGGCAGCGATGTGATCATTGAGGTCCCTGATTGCCATCTGCTGCATCCCGAGGTGATGCGCGGCCTTAGCGTGGCCTGTGATCTGGCCGAGACAGGCACGAGCCGGAAGGCGGCGCTGGCGGTCAGCGTCACGCGGTCTTTGGTTGGGTTGGATGTGGCGGTTACGGATGGCAAGCCGCTGGATGGACCGCTGCGGATTGCGCTGGCGGCGTTGGCTGAGCGGCATGATCTGGCGCGGCTGGCCTGGGAGGACGAGGTTGTGGTGACGCGGCGCGCGCCGGTGCAGGTGTTTGGCGGGGCACGGGTTGTGCCGCCGCCGGGTGCATTCCTGCAAGCCACGGCAGAGGGTGAAGCGGCGCTTTTGGCGCAAACAGAGACTATTTTGGCGGGGGCGCGGCGGATCGTTGATCTTTTTGCTGGCTGCGGCACCTTTGCCCTGCCTTTGGCGCAGCGGGCGCAAGTACATGCGGTTGAGGGGGAGGCCGAGATGCTGGCGGCGCTGGATGCCGGACGGCGTGGGGCTGCGGGGCTCTATCCGCTGAGCACAGAGGCGCGTGATCTTTTTCGTCGACCGCTCTTGGCGGATGAGTTGGCGCGCTATGACGGGGCGGTGATTGATCCGCCGCGTGCCGGCGCCGAGGCGCAGATTGCCGAGATTGCCCGCGCGCGCCTGCCCCGGCTGGCCTATGTGTCCTGCAATCCGGTGACATTTGCCCGAGACGCCAAGACCCTGATTGCGGCGGGCTATGTGATGGGTCCGGTGCGGGTGGTGGATCAATTCCGTTGGTCGGCGCATGTGGAATTGGTGGCCGGATTCACACTGAATAAGGCGTGA
- a CDS encoding L,D-transpeptidase family protein has product MKSNRRFVLLAGLSALAACSRQDSKFRTYRGPDVTRVIVNKGEREMFLLHHNRTLERYKVDLGFSPSGHKQFEGDGRTPEGEYHIDRRNPNSSFHLSLGISYPNEADIAYAKALGKSPGGDIFIHGEPNALAFLSPDWTAGCISVKNREMEDVYAMVRDGTPITINA; this is encoded by the coding sequence ATGAAATCTAACAGACGGTTCGTGTTGCTGGCGGGGCTGAGCGCCTTGGCAGCGTGTAGCAGGCAGGATTCTAAATTTCGCACCTATCGTGGCCCCGATGTGACGCGGGTGATTGTCAACAAGGGTGAGCGAGAGATGTTTCTCTTGCATCACAATCGCACGCTGGAGCGGTACAAGGTTGATCTTGGCTTTTCGCCTTCGGGGCATAAGCAATTCGAGGGGGATGGGCGCACGCCCGAGGGCGAGTATCACATCGACCGGCGCAATCCCAACAGTTCGTTTCATCTGTCGCTTGGGATTTCCTATCCCAATGAGGCGGATATTGCCTATGCCAAGGCCTTGGGCAAATCACCGGGTGGAGATATCTTCATCCATGGCGAGCCGAACGCACTGGCCTTTTTAAGCCCAGATTGGACGGCTGGCTGTATCTCGGTCAAGAATCGCGAGATGGAGGATGTCTATGCCATGGTCCGTGACGGGACGCCGATCACGATTAATGCGTGA
- a CDS encoding CAP domain-containing protein, producing MARLYILLVSALLALSACAAPPPPQLGSDGKPLPRVYRIAAGQTSEVQFRMLDSVNSLRQAAGQPPLTLDSALTAAAATHSRDMSVQNRPWHFGSDGSSPLDRVRRVGYSGSLVGETISETYETELQTLAAWMEQEGTRRVILSPEARKMGFSWLQEDGGKIWWTMILGT from the coding sequence ATGGCGCGTCTCTACATCCTGTTGGTCTCGGCTCTTTTGGCTCTTTCCGCCTGCGCCGCACCGCCCCCACCACAATTGGGCTCGGATGGCAAACCGCTGCCGCGTGTCTACCGAATCGCAGCGGGCCAGACCTCCGAGGTGCAGTTCCGCATGCTCGATTCGGTCAATTCTCTGCGTCAGGCCGCCGGTCAGCCGCCGCTCACACTTGATTCTGCCCTCACCGCCGCCGCCGCAACCCATTCGCGCGATATGTCGGTGCAGAATCGCCCCTGGCACTTTGGCTCAGATGGCTCCTCGCCGCTCGACCGCGTGCGTCGCGTTGGATATTCTGGCTCCCTCGTCGGCGAAACCATCTCGGAAACCTACGAGACAGAGCTTCAAACCCTCGCCGCTTGGATGGAACAAGAGGGCACGCGCCGCGTGATCCTCTCTCCCGAGGCGCGCAAAATGGGCTTTTCCTGGCTTCAAGAGGATGGCGGCAAGATCTGGTGGACAATGATCCTCGGCACCTGA
- a CDS encoding L,D-transpeptidase — protein MTHDSRISWNRRTFLTGAAALLGAPALAQGVDGADTVELERGLEEETVRRNISGFRMLDWRPYFSNLNNGAILVDIDSRAVHFWSADQSVYKLYPSSVPLTDDLTRRGRTSVVQKVEGPSWRPTPSMLKRNPEWPAFVPPGPDNPLGTHALYLSWTYYRIHGTHDTRKIGRRSSNGCVGLYNEHIAELFSLTKVGTQVLLI, from the coding sequence ATGACCCATGACTCTCGGATTTCGTGGAACCGGCGCACGTTTCTGACCGGAGCAGCGGCGTTGCTGGGTGCCCCGGCACTTGCGCAAGGTGTGGACGGTGCGGATACCGTCGAACTGGAGCGTGGCCTAGAAGAAGAAACGGTGCGGCGCAATATTTCCGGGTTCCGGATGCTGGATTGGCGGCCCTATTTTTCGAACCTGAACAACGGGGCTATTCTGGTCGATATCGACTCGCGCGCGGTGCATTTCTGGAGCGCGGATCAGTCGGTTTATAAACTTTACCCATCCTCGGTGCCGCTGACCGACGATTTGACGCGGCGTGGCCGCACATCGGTGGTGCAAAAGGTGGAGGGGCCAAGCTGGCGCCCGACGCCCTCGATGCTCAAGCGCAATCCGGAATGGCCGGCCTTTGTGCCGCCGGGGCCGGATAATCCGCTGGGCACCCACGCGCTTTATCTGAGTTGGACCTATTACCGCATTCACGGCACCCATGACACGCGCAAGATTGGGCGGCGGTCGTCGAATGGCTGTGTCGGACTTTACAACGAGCACATCGCGGAATTGTTCTCTTTGACCAAGGTTGGCACGCAGGTGTTGCTAATTTGA
- a CDS encoding glycosyltransferase family 2 protein → MITVCIPAYQAGAFIGETVSSVLAQSFDDFRIEIAIDPSEGDKDSTEAALEPFRDDPRVNISTNPRRLGWAGNFNALLQRVETPFYAPLPHDDIWAPDYLATFFPLVSEHQKASVAYGDMTMFDANGTTGFRSVALPQGEDRMTHLIRFMVQGAHAMPWRGVTRQSAVAVTQGFPTDLWGGFAVEAEYALGLLEAGPVIHVPKALYRKRVFQPQERMSASKARTIDWAVEDRLNAWNRHCHAFEVRMRRMMSTFKPTSDEVFLAELAFRAAMLMRRHSFVTPGLDKAELASLASLRSYLPSIDHPLTPCVAEQLRWFDRAAQSRTE, encoded by the coding sequence GTGATCACCGTATGTATTCCCGCCTATCAGGCCGGTGCCTTCATCGGCGAAACGGTGTCCTCCGTCTTGGCGCAAAGTTTCGATGATTTTCGTATCGAGATCGCGATCGACCCATCCGAAGGGGATAAAGACAGCACAGAGGCGGCGCTAGAGCCGTTTCGCGACGATCCGCGCGTGAATATCTCTACCAATCCCCGACGTCTGGGATGGGCCGGAAACTTCAACGCGCTGCTGCAGCGGGTAGAAACCCCGTTCTATGCCCCGCTCCCCCATGACGACATTTGGGCGCCCGACTATCTCGCAACGTTCTTTCCTTTGGTCTCTGAACACCAAAAGGCATCGGTTGCTTATGGCGATATGACGATGTTTGACGCCAATGGGACTACCGGATTTAGATCGGTGGCCTTGCCGCAGGGCGAGGATCGGATGACACATCTGATCCGCTTTATGGTGCAGGGGGCCCATGCCATGCCGTGGCGCGGCGTGACGCGCCAAAGCGCCGTCGCAGTGACCCAAGGCTTCCCAACAGATTTATGGGGCGGATTTGCAGTCGAGGCGGAATACGCCCTCGGTCTTCTAGAGGCCGGGCCAGTAATTCATGTTCCAAAAGCGCTCTATCGCAAACGGGTCTTTCAGCCACAAGAACGCATGTCTGCCTCAAAGGCCCGCACCATAGACTGGGCGGTAGAAGACCGTTTGAACGCTTGGAATAGACATTGCCACGCGTTTGAGGTTCGGATGCGGCGGATGATGTCGACATTCAAACCCACCAGCGATGAGGTTTTTCTGGCTGAATTGGCGTTTCGCGCCGCGATGCTCATGCGACGCCATTCCTTTGTGACACCGGGGCTGGACAAGGCCGAACTCGCATCACTGGCATCGCTGCGCTCTTACCTACCCTCGATAGATCACCCGCTAACCCCATGCGTGGCTGAGCAACTTAGGTGGTTTGACCGCGCTGCGCAAAGTCGGACAGAGTAA
- a CDS encoding FAD-dependent oxidoreductase has protein sequence MSYRSATITGGPVAVIGSGLAGITAAMRLADAGLRVVLFERNETLFSGASAVCEGKIHLGYTYVLDSSHTTTRRLLSGAVRFRPILTRWIPEAGLGLSEKPFLYACPRDSMVPKDGVAAHLAQTQEEADSCGADLICKRDLRLRPLNASELGALFDTTEISAAWETNELASSPRTKRPFLLSALGAQPLVEARTKAEVTGITREDDHLVITWGADGLREKFGAVINASWEQRLRLDQYLNLSPPRQALHRFKCGLHLQSEDLAERTPNVTFVIGEYGDTVAYGDRVYASWYPAGMLKSEVALAPDPAPVCITPSTARHITEQSIAALARYMPGYGNALAEYTNDFEVRGGYISAWGTSGITDPNSGLHSRAEIGVTSLPRYHSINTGKYVMAPKYGEEAALRVLSEMGLDA, from the coding sequence ATGTCGTATCGCAGCGCGACGATCACGGGCGGCCCGGTTGCAGTGATCGGAAGCGGGCTTGCAGGCATAACAGCAGCGATGCGCCTTGCGGATGCCGGGCTCCGGGTGGTGCTGTTCGAGCGCAATGAAACGCTCTTTTCCGGTGCAAGTGCCGTGTGCGAGGGCAAAATCCACCTAGGATATACCTATGTGCTCGATTCCAGCCATACGACAACGCGGCGGCTTCTCTCAGGGGCGGTGCGTTTTCGGCCAATCTTGACTCGCTGGATACCCGAGGCCGGTCTCGGACTGTCAGAAAAACCGTTTCTCTACGCCTGCCCGCGTGACAGCATGGTGCCCAAGGACGGGGTCGCAGCCCATCTCGCGCAGACTCAGGAGGAAGCCGATTCTTGCGGAGCGGACCTGATATGCAAACGCGACCTGCGCTTGCGCCCTCTTAACGCCAGCGAATTGGGCGCCCTCTTCGACACGACCGAAATTTCGGCCGCATGGGAAACCAACGAGCTTGCAAGCTCTCCAAGGACGAAACGGCCCTTTTTGTTATCTGCCCTTGGCGCGCAGCCTCTGGTGGAAGCGCGGACAAAGGCCGAAGTCACAGGGATCACCCGCGAAGATGATCACTTGGTGATAACATGGGGGGCCGATGGCCTGCGCGAGAAATTCGGCGCAGTCATCAACGCAAGCTGGGAACAGCGGCTGCGGCTTGACCAGTATCTAAACCTGTCGCCACCGCGCCAAGCCTTGCATCGCTTCAAATGCGGCTTGCATCTTCAGAGCGAAGACCTTGCAGAGCGCACACCCAACGTGACCTTTGTCATTGGCGAATACGGCGACACGGTCGCATACGGAGACAGGGTTTACGCAAGCTGGTATCCGGCAGGCATGTTGAAAAGCGAAGTCGCGCTGGCACCTGATCCGGCACCGGTCTGCATAACGCCCAGCACAGCCCGGCACATCACCGAACAAAGTATCGCGGCCCTCGCGCGCTATATGCCCGGCTACGGTAACGCGCTTGCGGAGTATACAAACGATTTCGAGGTGCGGGGCGGATACATTTCAGCCTGGGGCACCTCTGGCATCACCGATCCCAACAGCGGATTGCACAGCCGGGCAGAAATAGGTGTGACAAGCCTGCCAAGGTATCACTCGATCAACACCGGCAAATACGTTATGGCACCGAAATACGGAGAAGAGGCAGCTTTGCGCGTGTTGTCTGAGATGGGGCTTGATGCGTGA
- the hemH gene encoding ferrochelatase — protein sequence MLDASHDAARPEHAAADHPKVPRAKTGVLLANLGTPDHYTYWPMRRYLNEFLSDRRVIDYSPWKWQPLLQLIILTKRPFTSGHAYKSIWNEDKGESPLMTITRDQTTKMAAAMQERYGDQVMVDFCMRYGNPSTKSKVRQMVEAGCTRILFFPLYPHYAGATSATANDQFFRALMDETWQPIARVVEPYFQNPLYIEALAQSVERAYAEVEKRPEILVVSYHGMPKRYLMQGDPYHCQCQKTTRLLKERLGWENTEITTTFQSVFGPEEWLKPYTVDEVARLAREDGKKRIAVMAPAFSADCIETLEEINEEIRESFEEAGGEEFTYIPCLNDDDAHIKALSSIVETNLKGWLD from the coding sequence ATGCTTGATGCCAGCCATGATGCCGCCCGCCCAGAACACGCCGCCGCCGATCACCCCAAGGTGCCGCGCGCGAAAACCGGTGTGCTCTTGGCCAATCTCGGGACACCGGATCACTACACCTACTGGCCCATGCGCCGCTATCTCAACGAGTTCCTGTCGGACCGCCGGGTGATCGACTACAGCCCGTGGAAATGGCAGCCGCTGTTGCAGCTCATCATCCTGACCAAGCGGCCCTTTACCAGCGGGCATGCCTATAAATCCATCTGGAACGAGGATAAGGGCGAAAGCCCCCTGATGACCATCACCCGCGACCAGACCACCAAAATGGCCGCCGCGATGCAGGAGCGCTATGGCGATCAGGTCATGGTGGATTTCTGTATGCGCTATGGCAATCCCTCAACCAAATCCAAAGTGCGCCAGATGGTCGAGGCGGGCTGCACCCGCATTCTCTTCTTTCCGCTCTATCCGCATTACGCCGGTGCCACCTCGGCCACCGCGAATGATCAGTTTTTTCGCGCCTTGATGGATGAGACATGGCAGCCCATTGCCCGCGTGGTCGAACCCTATTTCCAGAACCCGCTCTATATCGAGGCGCTCGCGCAATCAGTCGAACGCGCCTACGCAGAGGTTGAAAAGCGGCCAGAGATCCTTGTGGTCTCCTATCACGGCATGCCAAAACGCTACCTGATGCAGGGCGACCCCTATCATTGCCAATGCCAGAAAACGACCCGCCTGCTCAAAGAGCGGCTGGGTTGGGAAAATACCGAGATCACCACGACGTTTCAGTCGGTCTTTGGCCCCGAAGAATGGCTCAAGCCCTATACCGTAGACGAAGTGGCCCGCTTGGCCCGCGAAGATGGCAAAAAGCGCATCGCGGTGATGGCCCCCGCCTTTTCCGCCGATTGCATCGAGACATTGGAAGAGATCAACGAGGAAATCCGCGAAAGTTTCGAAGAGGCCGGCGGTGAAGAATTCACCTATATCCCCTGCCTCAACGACGATGACGCCCATATCAAGGCGCTCTCCTCCATTGTAGAAACCAATCTCAAAGGCTGGCTCGATTAA